The genomic interval TCGATCAGTTTCTCGAAGTGATCGATATCGACGTCTTCGACCGGCGCGTAGTGGGATCGACTGAACATCTCACGGTTCATCACCGTGCCCTTGCCCTTGAGGTCCAGGACACGCAAGTCGCTGTAGGGACGGATCACCAGTTCCAATCGACTGTACAGATTGGTCCGCTTTCCGGACTCGATCCTCAGGTCATCGCGGTAGCACGCAGCGCCCCAGCCGATTTCACCGAACAAGGATTCTTGGCGGAAACCGGGGAAGTGATCCGCGACCTTTTGGATGGTTTGCTCGATTCGTTCCGACAGTGAGAGTCGGAACGACGTGTGCATGCCGCGTAGTTCTTCTTCACTGAGCTTCTTCTGCATGGCTTCGGAAGCCGAGTGTTCACCACGTCGCTGGCCTCGCTCGATCGCCGACTCCAATCGTGACTCAAAATCATCGGTCATTGATTCGCGGTGTCCGAGGAGTGGCTGGAGTCGGATTCGTTGGTGACGCTGTCGGTCGACGTGTTCGCCGGCGTGTGTTGTGGAGCGGGTTGCTCACTCACGTCCGGCTGGGAGGTGGCAACATCGGCCGGCTGGGAATCCGACTGTGTGTTGTCGCTTGACTTCGCGTCGGGCTTGTTTTCCGTTTTGTTTTCCGTTTTGTTTTCCGGTGCCGTTGGTGCCGCAGTTTCTTTTTCTTTGACTGCGGTTTCTTTGGGAGCCGACATGAACTGTAACAGATCGCCGAAGGAACGTAGGGGCTCGACGCCTTTCTGCATCGCATCGGTCAACGGTTTGGCTTCCGCTTTGGCGACCACGCGATACGATTCGGGCTTCTTGGGTCCACGACCGCGTGCATCGCGATCACGTCCTCCGCGGCCACCGCCGCTTTTACGGTCAGGCCGTCCACCGCCGCCACCGGGGCCGGAGCGTCCGCCGCCACCGGATTTGGGAGGTCCGGAGCGTTGACCGCCGCCCTGTCCGGCACCCTGTCCGGCACCTTGTCCGCCGCTTTGTGCGGCACCTTGTCCGCCAGTTCGGCCGCCTGCAGCGGCGGGTTGACCACCGCGGCGCTGGCCGCCTTGTCGAGGTCCTCCCTGAGAACGTCCTCCGCGGCGTGGCGATTCGTTTTTGCGTTCTTGACGTTCGCGTTCCACTTCCGCTTCACGCTCGGGTGACATTGTGCTCAGCGCGACACGGCGTCGCTTTTCATCGATGCCGGTGACCCATGCGGTCAGCACATCGCCCACTTGAACCGCTTCATGCAGATCTTCGACGAATCCGTCGCTGATCCGGCTGACATGGATCAATCCGCTGCAGTCGGGGGCCAATTCGACGAAGACGCCGAAGGGCATCACGCCGACAACGACGCCGACGACTTGATCACCTGGCTTCAAGGCTTTCAGTGCCGGCATGTTTTTCAGCACTGCGGGCGGGTCGGCGCTGACTGCGGAATCGCCGAAGGGATCACAGAGCCAGCGAACCAGTTGGTTCACCCGATGCGTGCCGACTTGCCATTCCTTGATGCACTTGTCGATCCGAGCCTTCTCGGGCAATGGCGTTCGGAACGGTTTGGCTGCGGCTTCACTGTCAGCGGCTTCACTGTCTGATGTAGCACTGTCTGATGTAGCACTGTCGGCGTTAGCACTTGCTGGCTGATCGGTGGTTTCGTCTGTCTCGGGCGACGATTCTGGTGCCGCAGCAGATTCGGTGTCGGTTGAATCAGCCCCGGGAGACGATGTGTTTTCGTCGGTGGTCACATCGGGATTCGATTCCGACGCTGGTTCGGACTCGGAGGTTTCGTTGCTCGTTGGCTCGGACGCGGTTTCGCTAGTCAATTCGGCGACCGATTCTGTCGCAGCGTCGGTTGTCGGAGTTGAACCTGTCTCTGGTGGCAAATCGACATTGAACTCGGACGCTTGCGCGCCGGCTTCGCTGAAATCCTCGATCGCAGCAGGCTGTGGCGGCGTCGTTGCGTCGACCAAGCCCGGTTCAGCGGGAGACGGTGCGGTCTCGAAGCTTGGCGGCACGTAGCCGGGGGGGGAATCCGGAGGCAGCTCGACGTTGAGCGCAGAGGCCAGTTTCTTTGCGAGGGGATAATCGTCCGGATGGATCAGCGTCCCATCGAGCACTTCGCTGCTGCCGAACACTCTCAAGAACGGTAGTGCTTGACGGCTATCGGCGGCGCTCGTCCATCCCTCCAGTTCCAGCAATTCGCTGCGACTGGCGATCGGTTGGTTGCGTCGACGTTTATCGAGAGCTTTGGCGGTCGTTTCGTTCATGCCGGGCAAGCGTTGCAGCCAGGGCGTCGGTGCGGCGTTGGCGTCCACTCCGCCTTGCGATGCGCCGCTGGTCATGACGCTTTCGAGAGCCAATGCGAGTGCATCGCTGGACAATTCGCTTTGGAACGAAGCCAAGCGAAGTTTCAGCGGATCGATCTTTGCGTACGCTTGCGCGGGATGCAGGATCGAGAACGCCAGCCAAGCTGCGGCGCGGAACCGTCGCGGGGTGGAACGCATTTCGGCGTTGGAAACATCGCTGCCCGCGTAGGCATCCGCACCACTGCGGTCGGCCAGTGTCCAGCGAATCGAGCTGTCAGGCGACTGTTTGATCAAATCTCCCAAAGCGACGATACAAGCGCGGCGGCTGGGACCGTTGCTGATCACGACCAGGTCCACGTTGAACTTGTGGATCAGCTCACCCATCTTCGCCACGGCCTGGGAACGCAGGTTGGACTGCAACTGACAGGGCAGGTCTTCGCCGTGCAAGACACGTCCATCGGCGGAAACGATTGCGGTGGCGGCCGTGCGAGGTCCGACGGCGTCGATCGACATCACGATTTGTGCATCGACGCTGCCGCGATTGACTTGTCCACGCAACTGGTCGGCGGCCAGCATCACCAGTCGAGCCGAAGCCCGTTCGTGAAGCTCGTCCCACCACGCGCCCTCGGCGGCTTCCCGCAAGTTGGCTTCGTGGTTCAAAACGATCTCGCCAAGTTTTTCTTCGGCGTTACGATTGAGTCCGGCGACGGTGTGTTTGATTTCGGCGACGAGTTTTGCCGCATCGTATTCAAACGAGCACACCGCAACTTGGCTTCGCAATCCGCGGCCCAACATCACGACTTGGAAAGCGCTGAGCTTGCTGGCAGGAATTCGCTTGCCCGAGAGCGGTTGCAGCACGCTGACCAACCAGCGACGGCGTCGTTGGCGAGGCGAGATCTTTTTCTTCTTCGGCTGCGCGGCCTTCTTGGGCTTGGCGGGTTTCTTGGTTGCCGTCGGTTTGCTCGCCGCGGTCGGGTCGCTTGGTTCGCTCTGAGCTGTTGGGTCGCTCGCTTCGCTCTGGGCTGTTGGGTCGCTCGCTTCGCTCTGGGCTGTTGGTTCGCTCTGAGCTGTTGGGTCGCTTTGGGCCGGTTTGTCTTCGGATGTCGCTATTTCAGCGGTTGTCTCGGCCGGCGGTGCCGTTTGAACCTCAGGCTCGCTGCTGCCGGCTTCCGCAGGTGCGGCTTCCGTTTCGGGAGTCTCAGCAGCGGCTTCTGTTTCTGGAGTTTCCGCAGCGACAGCGGTCTCTGTACCCGGCTCAGGGGTACTTTCTGAAGCGTCCTCAGCAGAGGGTTGCTCTGGCGAAGCTGTTTCTGGCGAAGTTGTTTCTGGCGAAGTTTCCGCTGAGGCAGATGCTACTTCGTCGGCGTCACTGTGTGGCGTTTTCGCTTTTGCAGTGTCGGTTGCCTTGGTCGTTTGCGACGCGGGTGAGACTTGTAATTCGGACGACTCGTCGTCGTGGTTGGATTCATCGTCAGCGTGGTCGTCGTCGCTGCCGTGGGGATCGGAGACGCTGGAGACGTAGATCTTTGCGTTCTTGCTCAACCAGCGAACGGCGGCGCTGATCACTCTTGGGTCGCCCGCAAGACGTTCGGCGATAGCGTCATCCAGACCGTCGATGGCCGCATCGGTGTCTTTGATGCCGTCGATGGCACCGGCCAAGGCGGCGAAGTCTCCGCCGTCACCTTTTTGTGGATTGAGAACACGAACGGCCAAGCGGTTGGCGTCGCTTGCGGCCCCGTCACCGGATTCGCCTCGCAATCGGCGTCTCAGGCGATCGAGAGTGCGGCGTGAATTGCACTTGCGAATCGCGTTGCCGATGGAGGGATCCGCCAGCGGCGTTTGCTCCCATGCGCTCAATAGCTCATCGCGAAACTCCACCAAAGAGTTCTCAGCGTCGAGAGCCGTTTTGAGTGCCCAAAGTGTGGCTTCATCAATCCCGCCCAGCTCATCTCGCCGATAGCGAGCCAGGAATGGAGGCTGGTAGCCTTGTTCCAGGAGAGGTTGGGCGAGTTTCAGTCCGGCAACTTCGCAACGCCCACGACGGGCAATTGCATCTAGATCGACAGTCATGATCAGTCGGTCTCATTCCTAGACGCAGCCCGGCGGTGGACGCGTCGATGTTTTTGGGTGTCAAGCTACTCTTGATCGCGCGTATGGCCTGTCGCTAGTCGATAGCGGCCTACCGATTGCATTGGCGAACAGGCCAAGCGTCCGGCGTGGGGAACTCCGCAGTCCTTCCCCACGTGCGCGAAGCGCGAAGATAGCGCCGCGCGGCATGGATGTCAACCGACGCACGGGCGGGAAGCGGCACCGAAAGCCGCCAAAATCTCGTGAAACTGTCTCGTCGGAACAATTTCCCGTTTCCGTTCAATTCCCCCAACCCGCAAAGTCGATACCTAGTTGGCCGGCGGGTCGTTCGTATCGTTCCTGGCACCCCCATGGATGGGTGTCGCCACGCGAAATACCCGCCAACGGCAGCAGAAACGGAATCGACAACACCTTTCTCATAGCAAACCTCCATGCCCCGACGCGAATCGTTGCCTTCTGACTCCCAGCCCCAACTGTCCCTGTTTCGCGGCGATGATCCGCGACAGGAGCGTGAATTGGACCGCATCACGGGAATCGCGGAAAAACGGACACGCACGATGCCATTGCGAATTTTGGTGCCCCTGCTGATGGACGCCCACGAAAAAAATCGCTTTTGGCTGGAGGATTTCGCCGAGGACGTGGTCCACGTCGATGCGGATTTGCACGAGATCCTGATCGCCTACCAGAAAATCCGAATCAGTGACGCGGCCTAGACACTTGTGAAACCCTCGTCGCTCGATATTGCACCCTCCACGAATCTCCCTCACGGGTGATTCATTCGTCCGCCACACAGCGAAGCGAAACGTAACCATGCGAACCATTGCAGTGATCAATCAGAAAGGCGGCGTGGGCAAGACCACCAGTTCGGTCAATCTGTCCGCCGCTCTCGCTGAATCAGGCCGCCGAGTCTGTCTGTTGGACTTGGATCCACAAGCCCACGCGTCCTTGCATCTCGGCATCACCGCCAACGATGGCGAGCCGAGCATGTACGAGATCTTGTGTGGCCAATGCACGGTCGCCGATGCACGCCAAAAGGTCAGCGATTACTTGAGCGTGGTCCCCTCGAATCTGGACTTGGCCGCATCCGAGTTGGAACTGGCCGGCGAAGTGGGCCGAGAGATGATCTTGCGAGACAAGCTGGCCGAGGACGATGAGCCGTTCGACTATATGATCCTCGATTGCCCTCCAAGCTTGGGCGTGTTGACGATCAACGCGTTGGTGGCCGTCAACGAAGTCTTCTTGCCACTGCAACCCCACTTCCTGGCGCTCCACGGTCTGAGCAAGTTGCTGCGAACGGTGGAAGTCGTCTCGCGACGTCTGAACAACAGCTTGCGTCTCTCCGGCGTGATGCTGTGCATGTACGATTCCAACACACGTTTGGCGGCCGAAGTCAGCACGGACATCGACGAGTTTTTCGGCGCCACCCGTGACGCTCAAGACTTCTTCAACCAAGCCCGGTTCTTTGACACACGCATTCGACGCAACATTCGATTGGCGGAAGCACCAAGTTTCGGACAGTCGATCTTTCAGTACGCCCCACAAAGCAACGGCGCGGTGGATTACCAATCGCTGGCAGAAGAAGTGATTGCCCAGGAGTCGGCCAAAGCACGCGACTCGCAACGCATGGCCGCGTAGTGGGGCGGTTTGTGTGCGTCGGGTATGTACGTCAGGCTTTCTAGCCTGACAGTTGCGCGTAGGTCAGGCTGGAAAGCCTGACGTACAGTTGCGCGTAGGTCAGGCTGGAAAGCCTGACGTACGTTCGGCTTGGCCGAGCTGCGTGAATAGCATGTCGAAGACTTGTTCGCGAGTTTGCCTGTCACGTGGCCGATCTGGAGGTTGATTCATGCGTGGCTTTTCGGTCACCACAAACGCGTTGTCTTGAATCGACGTCAGTTCGGTATTCCGCTCGATCACGTCCGACAAGCGGGTGCGAGAGATCTCACGCAATTGCTCGCCCTGAAACACATTCTGGTACCAGAATCGGTCGCCGTCGCGGATTGCGGCGAATTGATCCCCGATGACTCGTTGTAACATCGGGCCGACACTCGCGCCCTCGACATGGTCTTCTGACAAGGCGCCGACCCAGAGATCGATATCGTCCACTGAATCATAAACCGACGCCAATTGTGCTTGCAGTTCGGTATCCGATGTGATGTCGGCGAACGATCGGGCGCGGTCCATTCCCAGCGATTCACGCACAGTGTTGTAATCGGGCAGTCCGTGATCGCGGCCGCGTTGAATGTTCAGCGATGCCAAGTCAAATCCGCCCGACCCGGGAGGGCCGAACAGGAAATTGCGGACGTCATCGACCAACTGCGTGTCGACTTCTTGTGAGACTTGGGTGGAGACACCTTTCAGGATCGAATCGATCCCATGTTCGATGATCTCATCGGGCGCGAAGAACGCGTCACGCAGCGCGAGACTGCCGGCCGCGATCTCATTTCCGTCATCGTCCAAACGCGGGACCGTCGATGTCAGCGTCGTGTGGCCGTAACGGTAGGCGGCGGTGGCGAACAAGTTGCTGATGCTGGGGTCAACGGTCGCGTCGTAGCCGCTGTAGGGCGAGATCGCGCCGCGTCCCAGCAGG from Stieleria varia carries:
- a CDS encoding ParA family protein, with the protein product MRTIAVINQKGGVGKTTSSVNLSAALAESGRRVCLLDLDPQAHASLHLGITANDGEPSMYEILCGQCTVADARQKVSDYLSVVPSNLDLAASELELAGEVGREMILRDKLAEDDEPFDYMILDCPPSLGVLTINALVAVNEVFLPLQPHFLALHGLSKLLRTVEVVSRRLNNSLRLSGVMLCMYDSNTRLAAEVSTDIDEFFGATRDAQDFFNQARFFDTRIRRNIRLAEAPSFGQSIFQYAPQSNGAVDYQSLAEEVIAQESAKARDSQRMAA
- a CDS encoding S1 RNA-binding domain-containing protein, whose amino-acid sequence is MTVDLDAIARRGRCEVAGLKLAQPLLEQGYQPPFLARYRRDELGGIDEATLWALKTALDAENSLVEFRDELLSAWEQTPLADPSIGNAIRKCNSRRTLDRLRRRLRGESGDGAASDANRLAVRVLNPQKGDGGDFAALAGAIDGIKDTDAAIDGLDDAIAERLAGDPRVISAAVRWLSKNAKIYVSSVSDPHGSDDDHADDESNHDDESSELQVSPASQTTKATDTAKAKTPHSDADEVASASAETSPETTSPETASPEQPSAEDASESTPEPGTETAVAAETPETEAAAETPETEAAPAEAGSSEPEVQTAPPAETTAEIATSEDKPAQSDPTAQSEPTAQSEASDPTAQSEASDPTAQSEPSDPTAASKPTATKKPAKPKKAAQPKKKKISPRQRRRRWLVSVLQPLSGKRIPASKLSAFQVVMLGRGLRSQVAVCSFEYDAAKLVAEIKHTVAGLNRNAEEKLGEIVLNHEANLREAAEGAWWDELHERASARLVMLAADQLRGQVNRGSVDAQIVMSIDAVGPRTAATAIVSADGRVLHGEDLPCQLQSNLRSQAVAKMGELIHKFNVDLVVISNGPSRRACIVALGDLIKQSPDSSIRWTLADRSGADAYAGSDVSNAEMRSTPRRFRAAAWLAFSILHPAQAYAKIDPLKLRLASFQSELSSDALALALESVMTSGASQGGVDANAAPTPWLQRLPGMNETTAKALDKRRRNQPIASRSELLELEGWTSAADSRQALPFLRVFGSSEVLDGTLIHPDDYPLAKKLASALNVELPPDSPPGYVPPSFETAPSPAEPGLVDATTPPQPAAIEDFSEAGAQASEFNVDLPPETGSTPTTDAATESVAELTSETASEPTSNETSESEPASESNPDVTTDENTSSPGADSTDTESAAAPESSPETDETTDQPASANADSATSDSATSDSEAADSEAAAKPFRTPLPEKARIDKCIKEWQVGTHRVNQLVRWLCDPFGDSAVSADPPAVLKNMPALKALKPGDQVVGVVVGVMPFGVFVELAPDCSGLIHVSRISDGFVEDLHEAVQVGDVLTAWVTGIDEKRRRVALSTMSPEREAEVERERQERKNESPRRGGRSQGGPRQGGQRRGGQPAAAGGRTGGQGAAQSGGQGAGQGAGQGGGQRSGPPKSGGGGRSGPGGGGGRPDRKSGGGRGGRDRDARGRGPKKPESYRVVAKAEAKPLTDAMQKGVEPLRSFGDLLQFMSAPKETAVKEKETAAPTAPENKTENKTENKPDAKSSDNTQSDSQPADVATSQPDVSEQPAPQHTPANTSTDSVTNESDSSHSSDTANQ